The following are encoded in a window of Anas platyrhynchos isolate ZD024472 breed Pekin duck chromosome 30, IASCAAS_PekinDuck_T2T, whole genome shotgun sequence genomic DNA:
- the LOC139999930 gene encoding olfactory receptor 14C36-like, whose amino-acid sequence MSNSSSISEFLLLPFADTRELQLLHFALFLGIYLAALLGNGLILTTVACDHRLHTPMYFFLLNLALLDLGCISTTVPKAMANSLWDTRAISYEGCVAQVFLFVFLISAEFYLLTVMAYDRYVAICKSLQYWILLGSRACAQMAAAAWGSGVLHALLHTANTFSLPLCQGNAVDQFFCEIPQILKLSCSHSYFRELWVLMVGICFASGCFVFILFSYVQIFRAVLRIPSEQGRHKAFSTCLPHLFVVSLFLSTGMFAYLKPPCISSPTLDLLVAVLYSVVPPTFNPLIYSMRNKELKGAIRKGIS is encoded by the coding sequence atgtccaacagcagctccatcagtgagttcctcctcctgccatttgcagacacgcgggagctgcagctcctgcacttcgcgctcttcctgggcatctacctggctgccctcctgggcaacggcctcatcctcaccaccgtagcctgtgaccaccgcctccacactccaatgtacttcttcctcctcaaccttgccctcctcgacctgggctgcatctccaccactgtccccaaagccatggccaattccctctgggacaccagggccatttcctatgaaggatgtgttgcacaggtctttctttttgtcttcttgatATCAGCAGAGTTTTaccttctcactgtcatggcctatgaccgctatgttgccatctgcaagtcCCTGCAATATTGGatcctcctgggcagcagagcttgtgcccagatggcagcagctgcctggggcagtggggttctccatgctctgctgcacactgccaatacattttccttgcccctctgccaaggcaatgctgtggaccagttcttctgtgaaatcccccagatcctcaagctctcttgTTCACATTCCTACTTCAGAGAACTTTGGGTACTTATGGTTGGTATCTGTTTTGCttctggctgttttgttttcattcttttctcctaCGTACaaatcttcagggctgtgctgaggatccccaGTGAGCAGGGacgacacaaagccttttccacgtgcctccctcacctatttgtggtctccctgtttctcagcactggcatgtttgcctatCTGAAGCCCCCCTGTATCTCCTCCCCAACCCTGGATCTcttggtggcagttctgtactcggtggtgccccCAACATTCAATCCCCTCatttacagcatgagaaacaaggAGCTCAAGGGTGCTATTAGGAAAGGAATTTCATAG